In Alloyangia pacifica, the following proteins share a genomic window:
- a CDS encoding thiamine pyrophosphate-requiring protein, with translation MKDQSTVTAGGAIFPRLKALGVDYVFANSGTDFPPIIEGLAQAAAEGIELPQALVMPHEHAAMGMAHGYTLMTGKAQAVMLHTNVGLANGAIGAINAACEHIPMILMSGRTPVTEEGRFGARTVPIGWGQEMRDQAALVREASKWEYELKFPEQVTGLLDRAHAIATSTPKGPVYLSIPREVLCEPVPTEGLDAAPSIAASETAPNPEAIATLARWLSEAEAPLIIAQRGAGDAASFEAFSAWAEDWGIAVCSWWATHLAIATDHPCHVGADPGPWLAGADVVLILDCLAPWMPDAHAPRPGAKVVNMGPDPIFSRFPVRNFRSDLSITGENARTLPALITAMEGLPKGDHVAPRRARLAETTAKAREAQRKAAQPQGDLLTKPAVSRILGEALDAQDAPSTVFSELGTMLGPLPRRAHRAWFQEPHSGGLGWSFPAALGAQLAEPQRICVATLGDGSYMFANPVACHQIAEALALPILIVILNNAEWGAVRASVTGLYPEGAAGKANVMPLTGLAPSPDFCKVAEASNAFARAVETPEQLRPALDEALRVIREERRCALLNVRIAG, from the coding sequence ATGAAAGACCAATCGACCGTCACCGCCGGGGGCGCGATCTTCCCCCGGCTGAAGGCGCTTGGCGTGGACTACGTCTTCGCCAACTCCGGCACCGACTTCCCGCCGATCATCGAGGGGCTGGCCCAGGCGGCCGCCGAGGGCATCGAGCTGCCGCAGGCGCTGGTCATGCCGCACGAACACGCCGCCATGGGCATGGCGCATGGCTACACCCTGATGACCGGCAAGGCGCAGGCGGTGATGCTGCACACCAATGTCGGGCTGGCGAATGGCGCCATCGGCGCGATCAACGCCGCCTGCGAGCATATCCCGATGATCCTCATGTCGGGCCGCACCCCGGTCACCGAAGAGGGCCGCTTTGGTGCCCGCACCGTGCCGATCGGCTGGGGGCAGGAGATGCGCGACCAGGCCGCGCTGGTGCGCGAGGCCTCCAAATGGGAGTATGAGCTGAAGTTCCCCGAGCAGGTCACCGGCCTGCTGGACCGCGCCCATGCCATCGCGACCTCCACCCCGAAGGGACCGGTCTACCTGTCCATCCCGCGCGAGGTGCTCTGCGAGCCCGTGCCGACCGAGGGCCTCGACGCGGCCCCTTCCATTGCCGCCTCCGAGACCGCGCCGAACCCCGAGGCGATTGCCACCCTCGCCCGCTGGCTGTCCGAGGCGGAAGCCCCGCTGATCATCGCCCAGCGTGGCGCCGGCGACGCGGCAAGCTTCGAAGCCTTCTCGGCATGGGCCGAGGACTGGGGCATCGCGGTCTGCTCCTGGTGGGCGACGCATCTTGCCATCGCCACCGACCATCCCTGCCACGTCGGCGCCGATCCCGGCCCATGGCTGGCCGGTGCCGACGTGGTGCTGATCCTTGACTGCCTTGCCCCCTGGATGCCCGACGCCCATGCGCCGCGCCCAGGGGCAAAGGTGGTCAACATGGGCCCCGACCCGATCTTCTCGCGCTTCCCGGTGCGCAACTTCCGCTCGGACCTGTCGATCACCGGCGAGAACGCCCGGACGCTCCCCGCGCTGATCACCGCCATGGAGGGCCTGCCCAAAGGCGATCACGTCGCCCCCCGCCGCGCCCGGCTTGCCGAGACCACGGCAAAGGCCCGCGAGGCGCAGCGCAAGGCGGCCCAGCCGCAGGGAGACCTACTCACCAAGCCCGCCGTCAGTCGGATCCTCGGCGAGGCCCTCGACGCGCAGGACGCCCCCAGCACGGTCTTTTCCGAGCTCGGGACGATGCTCGGCCCGCTGCCGCGCCGCGCGCATCGCGCCTGGTTCCAGGAGCCGCATTCCGGTGGTCTGGGCTGGTCCTTCCCAGCGGCGCTCGGTGCGCAGCTCGCCGAGCCGCAGCGCATTTGCGTCGCCACGCTCGGCGACGGCAGCTACATGTTCGCCAACCCCGTGGCCTGTCACCAGATCGCCGAGGCGCTGGCCCTGCCGATCCTGATCGTGATCCTCAACAACGCCGAATGGGGCGCTGTGCGGGCCTCGGTCACCGGACTCTATCCCGAGGGCGCCGCGGGCAAGGCCAACGTCATGCCGCTCACCGGTCTCGCGCCCAGCCCCGACTTCTGCAAGGTGGCCGAGGCGAGCAACGCC